One region of Vairimorpha necatrix chromosome 10, complete sequence genomic DNA includes:
- a CDS encoding origin recognition complex subunit 1 (ORC1): protein MTVIGREQEFKTLQLKIRKFLTDESNSNIFISGVPGSGKTHTIKQVLKDLNQDYIYLNAGHLKLKSLIYKEIFNKLKCQKSKKTDNLFSLRNHFMTCKTQHILIIDEIDLLTNKSQSFLYNLTDFAYLENTKILLICISNTMNLPEKFLESKVCSRFGKNRVDFKPYTHVKLKKILSSNYKDVNIYDVELISRRVASIFGDVRKAFSLVENIKESKEMTKLINKSFLPVGYMILPNLSKYQKILLNIVLHSEDFSISTIFKNFEFTCKSNNLSVLDFYDFFNFLKKFSTLGIIKFKDYSEKIIILEDVEEIDKIFQDDEDYNILKQRKFK, encoded by the coding sequence ATGACTGTCATTGGCCGTGAACaagaatttaaaactttacaACTAAAAATCcgtaaatttttaactgACGAATCAAATTccaacatttttataagcGGAGTCCCCGGCTCAGGAAAAACTCACACAATTAAACAAgtattaaaagatttaaaccaagattatatttatttaaacgCAGGTCATTTAAAGCTTAAATCCCTAATATACAAagaaattttcaataaattaaaatgtcaaaaatcaaaaaaaaccgacaatttattttctttaagaAACCATTTTATGACTTGTAAAACTcaacatattttaattatagaCGAAATTGATTTATTAACCAACAAATCACAAAGTTTTCTTTACAATTTAACAGATTTCGcatatttagaaaacactaaaattttattaatatgtATTTCTAATACTATGAATTTACccgaaaaatttttagaatcaAAAGTGTGTAGTAGATTTGGTAAAAATAGGGTTGATTTTAAGCCATACACACATGTTAAGCTTAAAAAGATACTTAGTAGTAATTATAAAgatgtaaatatttatgatgTAGAATTAATATCAAGAAGAGTTGCTTCGATTTTTGGAGATGTTAGAAAAGCTTTTAGTCttgttgaaaatattaaggaATCTAAAGAGATGACGAAGTTgattaataaatcttttttaccAGTCGGTTACATGATTTTACCTAATCTTAGTAAGTATCAGAAGATTTTGTTGAATATTGTGCTACATAGTGAAGATTTTAGTATTAgtacaatttttaagaattttgAGTTTACTTGTAAGTCGAATAATCTTAGTGTTTTggatttttatgatttttttaattttttaaagaagttTAGTACTTTAGGAATAATTAAGTTTAAAGATTATAGTGAGaagattataattttagaagATGTAGAGGAGATTGATAAGATTTTTCAAGATGATGAAgattacaatattttaaaacagcgaaaatttaaataa
- a CDS encoding transcription factor TFIIIB component B: protein MDKKLIFYLNNSNFKNSYKPKKKPPQIRKSTTTSSDLLKLVNGEICLDDNEMFVNLNKSEDMEVIEDDELVTSNTYATKKRKNARWTKKETECFFEALSLCGLEFSLISGIFENKDRKMCKMKYIGEMKKNKKMIEKSLNKKEKFCPEKYKNLQSYIKK from the coding sequence atggataaaaaattaattttctatCTTAATAACtccaattttaaaaattcttacaAGCCAAAAAAGAAGCCTCCACAAATCAGAAAATCCACTACCACTTCTtctgatttattaaaactaGTCAACGGCGAGATTTGTCTTGACGACAATGAAATGTTCGTAAATCTCAATAAATCTGAAGACATGGAAGTTATAGAAGATGATGAGTTGGTTACATCAAATACATACGCCACTAAGAAGAGGAAAAATGCCAGATGGACTAAAAAAGAGACAGAGTGTTTTTTTGAAGCTCTAAGTTTATGTGGACTTGAGTTTTCACTTATTAGTGGAATATTTGAGAATAAAGATAGAAAGATGTGTAAAATGAAGTATATTGGTGAAATGAAGAAGAATAAGAAGATGATAGAGAAatcattaaataaaaaagagaagTTTTGTCCTGAgaaatataagaatttacaaagttatataaaaaaataa